In a single window of the Pyrococcus sp. NA2 genome:
- a CDS encoding ribbon-helix-helix protein, CopG family, with amino-acid sequence MPRPRKYEYGPALLTISVSPEVAKEFERRRKELGMTRGEFLAWLLEKVSFAQREG; translated from the coding sequence ATGCCAAGGCCAAGAAAGTATGAGTATGGTCCTGCATTACTTACAATTTCAGTATCTCCTGAAGTCGCGAAAGAGTTTGAGCGTAGGAGGAAAGAGCTTGGAATGACTCGCGGTGAGTTTCTTGCATGGCTTTTGGAAAAAGTGAGTTTTGCACAAAGAGAAGGGTGA
- a CDS encoding t26-17p, which yields MGRVLKVQIHKQIKRQKKRGKIYNVEQRLIYIPSKAKLPDEVYILTPEELKELVDLIPAEKRPSWLVVE from the coding sequence GTGGGGAGGGTGCTCAAGGTCCAAATCCACAAACAAATCAAGAGGCAGAAAAAGAGAGGTAAAATCTATAACGTCGAGCAAAGGCTTATCTACATCCCGTCTAAAGCCAAGCTCCCTGATGAAGTTTACATCCTCACTCCAGAAGAACTCAAAGAGCTAGTCGACCTAATCCCGGCTGAAAAGAGACCAAGCTGGCTGGTGGTGGAATGA
- a CDS encoding AbrB/MazE/SpoVT family DNA-binding domain-containing protein translates to MPEETPEPLAKFHAQVYRNGRIAIPKNERDYFGIDQHDIVELIVRKIVNNKIVGRGWFLAQLTVRGVLTIPLGLRKELEIRDGDFVEVLLLGFIRIEDMIGEKGLKIMKALRANEYRVISEDDEKRLLSIVARGIYNNDILFI, encoded by the coding sequence ATGCCAGAAGAAACACCAGAACCACTAGCAAAATTCCACGCCCAAGTTTACCGAAACGGAAGAATAGCCATACCTAAGAACGAAAGAGACTACTTTGGAATAGACCAACATGACATAGTCGAGCTAATAGTGAGAAAAATTGTTAATAACAAAATCGTTGGAAGAGGGTGGTTTTTAGCACAGCTTACAGTAAGGGGAGTATTAACAATTCCCTTAGGACTTAGAAAAGAACTTGAGATAAGAGATGGTGATTTTGTCGAGGTTCTTCTACTTGGTTTCATTAGAATCGAAGATATGATTGGTGAAAAAGGACTCAAAATAATGAAAGCACTAAGAGCTAATGAGTATAGAGTCATTTCAGAAGATGACGAAAAGAGACTTTTATCTATAGTTGCTAGGGGTATATATAATAATGACATACTTTTTATTTAG